The proteins below come from a single Asanoa ferruginea genomic window:
- a CDS encoding acyltransferase family protein, translating to MSGARFPYQPALDGVRAFAVLAVLLFHGGVAFLPGGFLGVDAFFVLSGFLITSLLLVERSATGRTDLVAFWGRRARRLLPALLLVLATVALVSRFLLPPTELPALRLDSLAGVAYLANWRMMLRGGDYFAATGSPSPLQHTWSLGIEEQFYLIWPLIFIALMSLAAGRRLLLVVCGVGAVASAAASFFLFSAADVDRVYYGTDTRAVALLIGCGLAVLVSDRVASGGQHRVLGTLAVGGVVVTGLVWALADGSSPWLYRGGLTLVALGTAAVIAHAVISPRSPTARVLGVLPLVLIGRISYGLYLWHWPLYQWLSADRTGLTGLPLLGVRLAAVFAVATASYVLVERPIRTAGWTRRRPRLGGATAVTAALATATAAVLLTVPPAARPAPQIALNLGGPAASASKAPPIQRAGRTPGALPRIAIMGDSVSWSLGKYLPKQDKLQIFARGVQGCGIARLPEINYVGEPHPNYPGCDKWDQRWKRHIATDDPDVVAILLDRWELMDRKLNGRYQHVGEPEFDAYLSRELNLAIDIVSSRGAHVVLLTAPYTRRAERPDGGLWPEDEPARVDAWNALLRGAAAKRKATVLDLNAVVCPGGHFTWDAGGVRIRSDGLHFTPEGVQQVIAPWVLPPLARIATTGA from the coding sequence TCCTGATCACGTCGCTGCTGCTCGTCGAGCGCTCGGCGACCGGGCGGACGGATCTCGTCGCGTTCTGGGGCCGCCGGGCCCGCCGACTCCTGCCCGCACTGCTGCTGGTGCTGGCCACGGTGGCGCTGGTGTCCCGGTTCCTGCTGCCACCGACGGAGTTGCCGGCGTTGCGGCTGGACTCGCTCGCCGGGGTCGCCTACCTCGCCAACTGGCGGATGATGCTGCGCGGCGGGGACTATTTCGCCGCGACCGGGTCACCGTCGCCGTTGCAGCACACCTGGTCGCTGGGGATTGAGGAGCAGTTCTACCTGATCTGGCCGTTGATCTTCATCGCTTTGATGTCCCTCGCGGCCGGGCGACGCCTCCTCCTCGTGGTCTGTGGCGTCGGCGCGGTCGCCTCGGCCGCGGCGTCCTTCTTCCTCTTCTCCGCGGCCGACGTGGACCGGGTCTACTACGGGACCGACACCCGGGCGGTGGCGCTGCTGATCGGTTGCGGGCTCGCGGTGCTCGTGTCCGACCGGGTCGCGTCGGGTGGGCAGCATCGCGTGCTCGGCACGCTCGCGGTGGGCGGCGTCGTGGTCACCGGGTTGGTGTGGGCTCTCGCGGACGGCTCTTCCCCGTGGCTCTACCGGGGTGGGTTGACGCTGGTCGCGCTGGGTACCGCGGCGGTGATCGCGCACGCGGTGATCAGCCCCCGGTCGCCGACCGCCCGGGTGCTCGGGGTGCTGCCCCTGGTGCTGATCGGCCGGATCTCCTACGGCCTGTATCTGTGGCACTGGCCGCTCTACCAGTGGCTGAGCGCGGACCGGACCGGCCTGACCGGGTTGCCGCTGCTGGGGGTGCGACTGGCGGCGGTGTTCGCGGTCGCCACCGCGTCCTACGTGCTGGTCGAGCGCCCTATTCGGACGGCTGGCTGGACCCGCCGGCGGCCGCGGCTGGGCGGTGCGACGGCGGTGACGGCCGCGCTGGCGACCGCGACGGCGGCGGTGTTGCTCACGGTGCCGCCGGCCGCGCGACCGGCACCGCAAATCGCGCTGAACCTGGGCGGCCCGGCCGCCTCGGCGTCGAAGGCGCCACCGATCCAGCGGGCGGGCCGCACGCCTGGCGCACTGCCGCGGATCGCGATCATGGGAGACTCGGTCTCCTGGTCGCTCGGCAAATACCTGCCCAAGCAGGACAAGCTCCAGATCTTCGCGCGAGGCGTCCAGGGCTGCGGCATCGCCCGCCTCCCCGAGATCAACTACGTGGGCGAGCCCCACCCGAACTACCCCGGCTGCGACAAATGGGACCAGCGATGGAAACGCCACATCGCCACCGACGACCCGGACGTGGTGGCGATCCTGCTCGACCGCTGGGAGCTGATGGACCGCAAGCTCAACGGCCGCTATCAACATGTCGGAGAGCCGGAGTTCGACGCCTACCTCTCGCGCGAGCTCAACCTGGCGATCGACATCGTCTCGTCCCGAGGCGCGCACGTTGTCCTGTTGACGGCGCCCTACACACGACGGGCCGAGCGCCCCGACGGCGGCCTGTGGCCGGAAGACGAGCCGGCGCGGGTAGACGCCTGGAACGCACTGCTGCGCGGGGCGGCCGCGAAGCGCAAGGCCACGGTCCTAGACCTGAACGCGGTGGTCTGCCCAGGCGGCCATTTCACCTGGGACGCGGGCGGCGTCCGCATCCGCAGCGACGGCCTGCACTTCACCCCGGAGGGCGTCCAACAGGTCATCGCGCCATGGGTCCTGCCACCCCTGGCCCGCATCGCCACGACCGGCGCCTAG
- a CDS encoding methyltransferase domain-containing protein: MTIPPAFLTALDLFDAQPTAARLRAYGYELLRLTSGGRVADVGCGTGLAVAELTALGATAIGVDLNPAMIEVARHRHPRGEYQVGSALDLPFADGSLAGYRADKVLHDLADPQAALAEARRVLSAGACIVLTDLDWDTIAIASDDPARTRAVVQARTDALPAGFAARQAPELLRSLGFLEVSTTAETAVITSPDVGEVLLSRIAGDDADWLAEQRTRAARGDLLVFVPIVVTAASRQPAV; the protein is encoded by the coding sequence ATGACCATCCCACCGGCGTTCCTGACCGCCCTGGATCTCTTCGACGCGCAACCGACCGCGGCCCGGTTGCGCGCGTACGGCTATGAGTTGCTCCGCTTGACGAGCGGCGGCCGGGTCGCCGACGTGGGCTGCGGCACGGGCCTGGCGGTGGCGGAGTTGACGGCCCTGGGCGCCACCGCGATCGGCGTCGACCTCAACCCAGCGATGATCGAGGTTGCCCGGCATCGGCACCCGCGTGGCGAGTACCAGGTCGGGTCCGCTCTGGACCTCCCCTTCGCGGACGGTTCGCTGGCCGGCTACCGCGCCGACAAGGTGCTCCACGACCTGGCTGATCCACAAGCGGCCCTGGCTGAAGCCCGCCGCGTCCTCTCCGCCGGCGCCTGTATCGTGCTGACCGACCTGGACTGGGACACGATCGCCATCGCGAGCGACGACCCCGCCCGGACCCGGGCCGTTGTCCAGGCCCGCACCGACGCCCTGCCCGCCGGCTTCGCCGCCCGCCAGGCCCCGGAATTGCTCCGATCGCTGGGCTTCCTGGAGGTAAGCACGACCGCTGAGACGGCCGTGATCACCAGCCCCGACGTGGGCGAGGTCCTGCTCAGCAGAATCGCCGGCGACGATGCCGACTGGCTGGCCGAGCAGCGGACCCGGGCCGCGCGCGGCGACCTGCTGGTCTTCGTGCCCATTGTGGTCACCGCAGCCAGCCGGCAGCCCGCGGTGTGA
- a CDS encoding MerR family transcriptional regulator produces the protein MRVQVDLKSTVAIGDLAARFGLATHVLRHWEDVGLLRPERTSAGRRCYIEADADRIGAILAAKDAGLGLADIRQLLTAAGPARRAALRAHREAVDAQIRALETAREMLDYAARCPADDLASCPHFRALVSRRAGRRSATG, from the coding sequence ATGCGAGTTCAGGTCGACCTGAAGTCGACCGTCGCTATTGGTGACCTTGCCGCTCGGTTCGGGCTGGCCACGCACGTGTTGCGGCACTGGGAGGACGTGGGTCTGCTCCGGCCGGAGCGCACGTCGGCGGGGCGGCGATGCTACATAGAGGCCGACGCCGATCGGATCGGGGCGATCCTGGCCGCCAAGGACGCCGGACTCGGGCTCGCCGACATCCGCCAGCTGCTCACCGCGGCCGGACCGGCCCGGCGCGCCGCGTTGCGGGCGCACCGGGAGGCGGTCGACGCGCAGATCCGGGCGTTGGAGACCGCGCGCGAGATGCTCGACTACGCGGCCCGCTGCCCGGCCGACGATCTGGCGAGCTGTCCCCACTTCCGGGCGTTGGTCAGCCGACGAGCTGGGCGGAGGTCAGCCACGGGATGA
- a CDS encoding alpha/beta fold hydrolase, whose amino-acid sequence MTTARMHDDTLIDVSATGDGPAVLLPISTTVIEGDPAEQLRAWGADPALGHTLATGLAEAGFRAVTADYEGHLTDHPKPDTLTAEAVAADLLAIADAAGADRFAYYGYSWLALAGLQLATRTDRLTALAMGGYPPLGGPYDAMLEVTRIAHRMAVANQGKPPTVAEPGDWDSAEVSRHPDQTAQYVTLYESLRDFDERAALDRLDIPRLAFAGADDNISYGPKWNNAYVAIADALRQHQAELIERGWTVELVKDADHMSAMLPAAVLPILIPWLTSAQLVG is encoded by the coding sequence ATGACCACCGCACGCATGCACGACGACACCCTGATCGACGTGTCGGCAACGGGCGACGGCCCGGCCGTCCTGCTCCCGATCAGCACGACCGTGATCGAGGGCGACCCGGCCGAGCAGCTGCGCGCCTGGGGCGCCGACCCGGCCCTCGGCCACACCCTCGCAACCGGTCTGGCGGAGGCCGGCTTCCGGGCGGTCACCGCCGACTACGAGGGCCACCTGACCGACCACCCGAAGCCCGACACCCTCACCGCAGAGGCAGTGGCCGCCGACCTGCTGGCCATCGCCGACGCGGCGGGAGCCGACCGGTTCGCCTACTACGGCTATTCCTGGCTCGCGCTCGCCGGCCTGCAACTCGCCACCCGCACCGACCGGCTCACCGCGCTGGCGATGGGCGGCTACCCGCCGCTCGGCGGCCCCTATGACGCGATGCTCGAGGTCACCCGCATCGCACACCGCATGGCCGTCGCCAACCAGGGCAAGCCGCCGACCGTGGCGGAGCCCGGCGACTGGGACTCGGCCGAGGTCAGCCGCCACCCAGACCAGACGGCGCAATACGTGACGCTCTACGAGTCACTGCGCGATTTCGACGAACGCGCGGCGCTCGACCGCCTGGACATCCCGCGCCTCGCCTTCGCAGGCGCCGACGACAACATCTCCTACGGTCCGAAGTGGAACAACGCCTATGTAGCGATCGCCGACGCCCTGCGCCAACACCAGGCGGAGCTGATCGAACGCGGCTGGACGGTCGAGTTGGTCAAAGACGCCGACCACATGAGCGCGATGCTGCCGGCCGCCGTCCTGCCCATCCTCATCCCGTGGCTGACCTCCGCCCAGCTCGTCGGCTGA
- a CDS encoding TetR/AcrR family transcriptional regulator: MIDADAHIRRLWRHRGTTLPTPRRGPRQQLDLDEIVAIGIAIADTSGLAAVSTRAVAARLDKTAMALYPYVGTKDNLLALMQDQASAMPTWPDPETSLADALQAWASALFEIYLAHPWLTERPWSQASQGPNEQDWLERLLEILAAWQVPADRHATTVTMLYATVRATASTAAAYRTLDDEGVAEWLAVATATRAQIPDLGSRYPLSTSLAPVTPDWRDNPRAAVTAAIGLLAPAVVVGEG, from the coding sequence ATGATCGACGCCGACGCTCATATCCGCCGCCTCTGGCGGCACCGCGGCACGACCCTGCCCACTCCGCGCCGCGGCCCACGCCAACAACTCGACCTCGACGAGATCGTGGCGATCGGCATCGCGATCGCCGACACCTCCGGCCTGGCGGCGGTGTCGACCCGGGCGGTCGCCGCGCGGTTGGACAAGACCGCGATGGCGCTCTACCCCTACGTGGGCACCAAGGACAACCTGCTCGCGCTGATGCAGGACCAGGCCAGCGCCATGCCGACCTGGCCGGACCCGGAGACCTCGCTCGCCGACGCGCTCCAGGCCTGGGCCTCGGCGCTGTTCGAGATCTACCTGGCGCACCCGTGGCTGACCGAGCGGCCGTGGTCGCAGGCCAGCCAGGGACCCAACGAGCAGGACTGGCTCGAACGCCTCCTCGAGATCCTGGCCGCCTGGCAGGTGCCGGCCGACCGGCACGCCACCACGGTCACCATGCTCTACGCGACCGTCCGCGCCACCGCGTCGACGGCCGCCGCCTATCGAACCCTCGACGACGAAGGAGTCGCCGAGTGGCTAGCGGTGGCCACCGCGACCCGGGCCCAGATCCCCGACCTCGGCTCGCGCTATCCCCTGTCGACCAGCCTCGCTCCCGTCACCCCGGACTGGCGCGACAACCCACGCGCAGCCGTCACCGCCGCGATCGGACTGCTGGCGCCAGCAGTGGTCGTCGGTGAGGGCTAG
- a CDS encoding VOC family protein, whose amino-acid sequence MIAKLRTVVLDAADIAALSAFYQALAGWKETYADDEWVLLETPDGWRIGLQAVPEHQQPQWPGQERPQQAHLDLRMPDLEVGVERAVALGGTLLRRNDTWHTVADPAGHPFDLCLKAEDPNTTLMGVMLDCGDAKQLSTFYSELLGKPITYEAEGIAMIGDDGAQPVMFQQVADYRAPQWPDPAHPQQFHLDLRVDSFDIAEPATLALGATPLPGGGETFRVYADPQGKPFCLTVGD is encoded by the coding sequence ATGATCGCAAAGCTGCGCACGGTCGTGCTCGACGCGGCCGATATCGCGGCCCTGTCCGCGTTCTACCAGGCGCTGGCCGGTTGGAAAGAGACCTACGCCGACGACGAGTGGGTGTTGCTGGAGACGCCCGACGGTTGGCGGATCGGCCTACAGGCCGTGCCGGAGCATCAGCAGCCGCAGTGGCCGGGGCAGGAGCGGCCGCAGCAGGCTCACCTCGACCTGCGGATGCCCGACCTGGAGGTCGGCGTCGAGCGGGCGGTCGCGCTCGGTGGCACGCTGCTGCGCCGCAACGACACCTGGCACACGGTCGCCGACCCGGCCGGCCACCCGTTCGACCTGTGCCTCAAGGCCGAAGACCCCAACACCACCCTGATGGGTGTGATGCTCGACTGCGGTGACGCCAAGCAGCTCAGCACCTTCTATTCGGAGTTGCTCGGCAAGCCGATCACCTACGAGGCCGAAGGCATCGCGATGATCGGCGACGACGGCGCCCAGCCGGTGATGTTCCAGCAGGTCGCCGACTACCGGGCGCCGCAGTGGCCGGACCCTGCCCATCCGCAGCAGTTCCACCTTGACCTGCGGGTCGACAGCTTCGACATCGCGGAGCCGGCAACGCTGGCGCTGGGCGCGACGCCGTTGCCCGGCGGCGGCGAGACGTTCCGGGTCTACGCCGACCCGCAGGGCAAGCCGTTCTGCCTGACGGTGGGCGACTAG
- a CDS encoding FAD-dependent monooxygenase, which translates to MDAEVVVVGAGPVGLLLALELVRGGVDPIVVEALPQPSDLPKANGVVGRAVPVLHSRGLYRELTGRRRLRAAPRFMYGGFAVDLRRLRDNPVHILPVPQRRLEAVLAARALSAGVDIRRGHTVTGLSQDSAGVTVAVDGPSGAYTLRCAHLVGCDGAHSAVRKAAGIGFPGAVNDAVVSRSAHVVLPAGALTPFGGRLRAPGGPYRPYLFHRTPHGVFSFARFKGAPHLVTTLEWSPSDDSVPMTVGELRASLGRVLGQDLAIAPPSGAGPYVLRRAVARHSRVADRYQAGRVLLAGDAAHVVAGIGGPALNLGMLDAVDLAGRLLGGGLEGYDQARRPYAERVLAHAAEQSALLGPGPSTDAQRERFAARLATEAGLRSVAEAIAGG; encoded by the coding sequence ATGGATGCTGAGGTCGTTGTCGTCGGGGCCGGGCCGGTCGGGTTGCTGCTGGCGCTGGAACTCGTCCGCGGTGGGGTTGACCCGATCGTGGTGGAGGCGCTGCCGCAACCGAGCGATCTGCCGAAGGCCAACGGGGTCGTCGGGCGGGCGGTGCCGGTGCTGCACTCGCGGGGGCTCTATCGCGAGCTGACCGGGCGGCGGCGACTGCGGGCCGCGCCGCGGTTCATGTACGGGGGTTTCGCCGTCGACCTGCGCCGGCTGCGCGACAACCCGGTGCACATCCTGCCGGTGCCTCAGCGGCGGTTGGAGGCGGTGCTCGCGGCGCGGGCGTTGTCGGCTGGCGTGGACATTCGTCGTGGGCACACGGTCACCGGGCTCAGCCAGGACTCCGCCGGGGTGACGGTGGCCGTTGACGGGCCGTCCGGTGCGTACACGTTGCGGTGTGCCCATCTTGTTGGCTGCGATGGGGCGCACAGCGCGGTGCGGAAGGCGGCCGGGATCGGGTTTCCGGGTGCGGTCAACGACGCGGTGGTGTCGCGGAGTGCGCACGTGGTGCTGCCTGCGGGTGCGTTGACGCCCTTCGGGGGCCGGTTGCGGGCGCCGGGTGGGCCCTACCGGCCCTATCTGTTCCACCGCACGCCGCACGGGGTGTTCTCGTTCGCGCGGTTCAAAGGTGCACCGCACCTGGTGACGACGCTGGAATGGTCCCCTTCCGATGACTCCGTTCCGATGACGGTCGGTGAGTTGCGGGCGAGCCTGGGGCGCGTACTCGGTCAGGATCTCGCCATTGCGCCGCCTTCCGGGGCCGGGCCCTACGTGTTGCGCCGGGCCGTCGCGCGGCACAGTCGGGTCGCCGACCGTTACCAGGCGGGTCGGGTGCTGCTGGCCGGGGATGCCGCGCACGTGGTCGCCGGGATCGGCGGGCCGGCCCTCAACCTGGGCATGCTCGACGCGGTCGATCTGGCGGGGCGGCTGCTCGGCGGTGGGCTCGAGGGATATGACCAGGCGCGGCGGCCGTACGCGGAGCGGGTGCTCGCCCATGCCGCGGAGCAGTCGGCGCTGCTCGGGCCCGGTCCTTCGACGGACGCGCAGCGGGAGCGGTTCGCGGCGCGGCTGGCCACGGAGGCTGGTCTCCGCTCGGTGGCCGAGGCCATCGCCGGCGGCTGA
- a CDS encoding sensor histidine kinase produces the protein MTRTGAPADHVGYFHEAVCYGSDEELLATVLPFLVDGADAKEPTVVALGPEKADLVRRALPRSAAVTFLGGDSVYARPATVIRSYRELFAGYVADGAGQIRVIGEIPRPSLGATWNWWARYEAAINQAFDDYPLWSLCAYDTRVCPSSVLDDVASTHPRTLHADGRHEPSATYAAPASFLSAWPPVADDPLQSLPPLVSLVDPTAARARHAVRLVDPGLPVVEVEDLEIAVSEVVTNALRHGRPPVRVRYWSGADRIVVAVTDGGSGPADPFAGLIPSHDTANGGLGLWITHQSCNYVAFSSSDEGFTLRLTAGNPY, from the coding sequence ATGACCCGCACCGGAGCACCCGCCGACCACGTCGGCTATTTCCACGAGGCCGTCTGTTACGGCTCCGACGAGGAACTGCTGGCGACCGTGCTGCCGTTCCTGGTCGACGGGGCCGACGCCAAGGAGCCGACCGTGGTCGCGCTCGGTCCTGAGAAGGCCGACCTGGTCCGGCGCGCGCTGCCGCGGTCGGCCGCGGTGACGTTCCTCGGCGGTGACAGCGTCTATGCCAGGCCGGCGACCGTGATCCGTTCCTACCGCGAGCTGTTCGCCGGGTATGTGGCCGACGGAGCCGGCCAGATCCGGGTGATCGGGGAGATCCCGCGGCCGTCGCTGGGCGCCACGTGGAACTGGTGGGCGCGCTACGAGGCGGCGATCAACCAGGCATTCGACGACTACCCGTTGTGGAGCCTGTGCGCGTACGACACCCGGGTCTGCCCTTCTTCGGTCCTCGACGACGTGGCCAGCACCCATCCGCGCACGCTGCACGCGGACGGGCGGCACGAGCCCAGCGCGACCTATGCGGCGCCGGCGTCGTTCCTGTCCGCCTGGCCGCCGGTCGCCGACGACCCGTTGCAGTCGCTGCCGCCGCTGGTGTCGCTGGTCGATCCGACCGCCGCGCGGGCCCGGCACGCGGTGCGGCTGGTCGACCCGGGGTTGCCGGTCGTAGAGGTCGAAGACCTGGAGATCGCGGTGAGCGAGGTGGTCACCAACGCGCTGCGGCACGGGCGGCCGCCGGTGCGGGTCCGCTACTGGTCGGGCGCCGACCGGATCGTGGTGGCGGTGACCGACGGCGGGTCCGGCCCCGCCGACCCGTTCGCCGGGCTGATCCCGTCGCACGACACGGCCAATGGGGGGCTGGGGCTGTGGATCACCCACCAGTCGTGCAACTACGTCGCTTTCTCGTCGTCTGATGAGGGGTTCACGCTGCGGCTGACGGCGGGTAATCCGTACTAA
- a CDS encoding MEDS domain-containing protein has translation MRAAGEVTVVRPTGAGRHQCWAFTERAGFLDRARAFLAEGRAAGEQRWLVGADLAGLDGVPALPGFDPAAATGAALAAGFTGLRVVVDATLLVRSRADFAAYEHLVDRAAADHPFSALCGYDRRVLDSAAVAELACLHGTHNVADVPFRLHGTAGPGAVALSGELDGAGSGLLARALDRAAPPVVDGEVVVDGAALEFIDHRSLLRLADYARGRGATAVLRTPLPAAARLADLLRVPGVRVEAR, from the coding sequence GTGCGCGCGGCTGGCGAAGTGACGGTCGTCCGACCCACAGGTGCCGGGCGTCACCAATGCTGGGCGTTTACTGAACGCGCCGGCTTCCTCGACCGGGCCCGGGCGTTCCTCGCCGAGGGCCGCGCCGCGGGCGAGCAGCGCTGGCTGGTCGGCGCCGACCTGGCCGGCCTCGACGGGGTGCCGGCGCTCCCGGGTTTCGACCCGGCCGCGGCGACGGGTGCTGCGCTGGCCGCCGGGTTCACCGGGCTGCGGGTGGTGGTCGACGCGACGCTGCTGGTCCGCTCCCGGGCCGACTTCGCCGCTTATGAGCACCTGGTCGACCGTGCTGCGGCGGATCACCCGTTTTCCGCTTTGTGCGGGTATGACCGACGAGTTCTCGACTCGGCCGCCGTCGCTGAGCTGGCCTGCCTGCACGGCACGCACAACGTGGCCGACGTGCCGTTCCGGCTGCACGGCACGGCCGGGCCCGGGGCCGTCGCCCTGTCCGGCGAGCTCGACGGCGCCGGCTCGGGGCTGCTGGCGCGGGCGCTCGACCGGGCCGCGCCGCCGGTCGTCGACGGCGAGGTCGTGGTCGACGGTGCCGCGCTGGAGTTCATCGACCACCGGTCGCTGCTCCGGCTGGCCGACTACGCCCGGGGCCGGGGAGCCACAGCGGTGCTGCGCACCCCGCTGCCGGCCGCCGCCCGGCTGGCCGACCTGCTCCGCGTCCCCGGTGTCCGGGTCGAGGCGCGATGA
- a CDS encoding alkaline phosphatase D family protein — protein MTRLSRRVFVLGGLATVGATIVPLSRAQAAPPYPFKLGVASGEPAADSVVLWTRLAPSPLNADGQGGMANADVAVDWQVSTTDTFAALVASGTVTARYADAHSVHVVAGGLAPDADYYYRFRAQGHLSPVGRTRTTPTTSTFGRDFTMAFASCAHYENGYYTAYRRMAEDRPDLVLHLGDYIYEGGVGSSGVRQHVGAEIVSLADYRRRYALYKSDPDLQAAHQMAPWLVVPDDHEVENNYAGTVRENNTPALTAAQWTARRSAAYKAYYENMPLRPASAPSGNSIPLYRRVRWGQLATFHMLDTRQFRDDQACGDGSKVCADADLATRSITGAAQEAWLLDGLGQKLGTWDVIGQQVFFARQFTSTGAASMDAWDGYRASRSRIQTGWQQRAVRNPVVLTGDVHRAWANDLKADYANPNSATIGTELVCTSISSTGSGTGDTVIPNLSTNPHLRFYHDRRGYTRTTISREQIRADFRAVASVTEHGSPVSTVRSFAILDGQPGLQAL, from the coding sequence ATGACACGGCTCAGCCGACGCGTCTTCGTCCTCGGTGGACTGGCCACTGTGGGTGCGACGATCGTCCCCCTGTCCCGCGCCCAGGCGGCGCCCCCGTACCCCTTCAAGCTCGGTGTCGCCAGCGGCGAACCCGCCGCCGACAGCGTGGTCCTCTGGACCCGCCTGGCGCCCTCCCCCCTCAACGCCGACGGCCAGGGCGGCATGGCCAACGCCGACGTGGCGGTCGACTGGCAGGTGTCCACAACGGACACCTTCGCGGCGCTGGTCGCCTCCGGAACCGTCACCGCCCGTTATGCCGACGCGCACTCCGTGCACGTGGTCGCCGGCGGCCTCGCGCCCGACGCCGACTACTACTACCGGTTCCGCGCCCAGGGTCACCTCTCGCCGGTGGGCCGGACCCGGACCACGCCCACGACCAGCACGTTCGGCCGCGACTTCACGATGGCGTTCGCCTCCTGCGCGCACTACGAGAACGGCTACTACACCGCCTACCGGCGGATGGCCGAGGACCGCCCCGACCTGGTGCTGCACCTGGGTGACTACATCTACGAGGGCGGCGTCGGCAGCAGCGGGGTGCGCCAGCACGTCGGAGCCGAGATCGTCAGCCTCGCCGACTACCGGCGCCGCTACGCGCTCTACAAGTCGGACCCCGACCTGCAAGCGGCGCACCAGATGGCGCCGTGGCTGGTGGTGCCCGACGACCACGAGGTGGAGAACAACTACGCCGGCACGGTACGCGAGAACAACACGCCCGCCCTGACCGCGGCGCAGTGGACCGCGCGCCGCAGCGCCGCCTACAAGGCGTACTACGAGAACATGCCGTTGCGGCCGGCGTCGGCACCCAGTGGCAACAGCATCCCGCTCTACCGCCGGGTCCGCTGGGGCCAGCTCGCCACGTTCCACATGCTCGACACCCGGCAGTTCCGCGACGACCAGGCCTGTGGCGACGGCAGCAAGGTGTGCGCCGACGCCGACCTGGCCACCCGCAGCATCACCGGTGCCGCGCAGGAGGCCTGGCTGCTCGACGGCCTCGGCCAGAAGCTCGGCACCTGGGACGTGATCGGGCAGCAGGTCTTCTTCGCCCGCCAGTTCACCTCGACCGGCGCGGCGAGCATGGACGCCTGGGACGGCTACCGTGCGTCGCGGTCCCGGATCCAGACCGGCTGGCAGCAGCGCGCGGTGCGCAACCCGGTGGTGCTGACCGGTGACGTGCACCGGGCCTGGGCCAACGACCTCAAGGCCGACTACGCCAACCCGAACTCCGCGACGATCGGCACCGAGTTGGTCTGCACGTCGATCTCGTCGACCGGCAGCGGCACGGGCGACACGGTGATCCCGAACCTGTCGACCAACCCGCACCTGCGCTTCTACCACGACCGGCGGGGCTACACCCGAACCACCATCAGCCGGGAGCAGATCCGGGCTGACTTCCGGGCCGTCGCCAGCGTCACCGAGCACGGTTCCCCGGTCAGCACGGTCCGCTCGTTCGCCATCCTCGACGGCCAGCCCGGCCTGCAAGCGCTCTAG
- a CDS encoding alpha/beta fold hydrolase, which produces MPYVTVGQENTEPIQIYYEDHGEGTPVVLIHGYPLSGQSWEKIARPLQGKYRLVTMDRRGFGKSSQPGSGYDYDTFTADFNILMETLDLNDAVLIGHSMGTGEITRYLGQYGSARVSKGVLLSPLAPMLVKTDDNPEGVDRSVFTGIQELALKDRPLWIKQFFDLFFNVKDTMGNRLSQEAWNAHWNVGITASPVASYDCVESWLTDFRDDVGRIDVPMLAVQGTADQVLPFASTGKRLPPLIKDLKLVAIEYAPHSIPWTHADECNAAIKDFMAE; this is translated from the coding sequence ATGCCGTACGTGACCGTGGGGCAGGAGAACACCGAGCCCATCCAGATCTACTACGAGGACCACGGCGAGGGCACACCGGTCGTCCTGATCCACGGCTACCCGCTCAGTGGGCAGTCCTGGGAGAAGATCGCCCGCCCGTTGCAGGGCAAATACCGTCTCGTCACGATGGACCGGCGCGGCTTCGGAAAATCGTCACAACCGGGCAGCGGGTACGACTACGACACGTTCACCGCCGACTTCAACATCCTGATGGAGACGCTGGACCTCAACGACGCGGTGCTGATCGGCCACTCGATGGGCACCGGCGAGATCACCCGCTATCTCGGTCAATACGGCTCGGCCCGGGTCAGCAAGGGCGTGCTGCTGAGCCCGCTGGCACCGATGCTCGTCAAGACCGACGACAACCCCGAGGGTGTCGACCGGTCGGTGTTCACCGGCATCCAGGAACTCGCGCTGAAGGACCGGCCGCTCTGGATCAAGCAGTTCTTCGACCTGTTCTTCAACGTCAAGGACACCATGGGCAACCGGCTGAGCCAGGAGGCCTGGAACGCGCACTGGAACGTCGGTATCACCGCGTCGCCGGTGGCCAGCTACGACTGCGTCGAGTCGTGGCTGACCGACTTCCGCGACGACGTCGGGCGAATCGACGTGCCGATGCTGGCGGTGCAGGGCACGGCCGACCAGGTGCTGCCCTTCGCGTCGACCGGCAAGCGGCTGCCGCCCCTGATCAAGGACCTCAAGCTGGTCGCGATCGAGTACGCGCCGCACAGCATCCCGTGGACCCATGCCGATGAGTGCAACGCGGCGATCAAGGACTTCATGGCGGAGTAA